GGCAATCCCGCTTCGTGGAAGTGGGATTTCGGCGACGGCAACACCTCGACCGAGCAGAATCCTTCGCACACCTACACGGCTGCCGGCGACTATATCGTCAAGCTCATCATCACCAACGCCTGCGGCGCCGATACGACGACTCTGCCGAATGCCATTCATGTCGAACCGTGCATTCAACCCACGCCCGGTTTCACCGCGACAACCACCGTGGGCAATGCGCCCATGGCCGTAACGTTTACCGATATTTCCGGCGGCAGTCCCACCTCGTGGTTGTGGGAGTTTGGCGATGACAGTACGTCAACCAAGCAAAAGCCCACGCACGTTTACAACAAGCCCGGCGAATATGCCGTGAAGCTTACTGTTACCAACGGCTGCGGCGCGAAAACCCTGGTCAAAGAGAGTTACATT
This Cytophagia bacterium CHB2 DNA region includes the following protein-coding sequences:
- a CDS encoding PKD domain-containing protein, whose product is MAVTFTDISGGSPTSWLWEFGDDSTSTKQKPTHVYNKPGEYAVKLTVTNGCGAKTLVKESYISVNPCLPPDANFSATVVSGNAPLTVQFVDESTGDPTAWSWDFGDGATST